Proteins encoded together in one Deinococcus irradiatisoli window:
- a CDS encoding branched-chain amino acid ABC transporter permease, with protein sequence MELSSLVQNVLNGLAIGSVYAIFALGYTLIFSILGIINFAHGAVFTLGAYFTYTLISGQFENNGLLRGLNLFPQGSPLSGSAWGFAISALVGALAAGLVGVIIERLAFRPMRTRSADPLLALVSSLGVALVIVNLIQILVGAESYSFPEGIYGDLPPALLFHMGEKVIIIRTVQVIIFAVSMVLLLILGYVIGRTRTGKALRAVAENPGTASLLGISVDRFIVITFFLAGLLGGLAGTLVGSSFGIAGPYFGVTYGLKGLAVIVLGGLGSIPGAVVGGLVIGLAEAFVPAEYSAYKEAVAFALLFVILLVRPQGLLGRAQIQKV encoded by the coding sequence TTGGAACTCAGCAGCTTGGTGCAAAACGTCCTCAACGGCCTGGCGATCGGCAGCGTCTACGCCATCTTCGCGCTGGGCTACACCCTGATCTTCTCGATTCTGGGGATCATCAACTTCGCGCACGGCGCCGTGTTCACGCTCGGCGCCTATTTCACCTACACCCTGATCTCGGGGCAGTTCGAGAACAACGGCTTACTCCGGGGCCTCAACCTGTTTCCCCAGGGCTCGCCGCTCTCGGGCAGCGCCTGGGGCTTCGCCATTTCGGCGCTGGTCGGGGCGCTCGCCGCTGGACTGGTGGGCGTGATCATCGAGCGCCTGGCCTTCCGGCCGATGCGGACGCGCAGCGCCGATCCGCTGCTGGCGCTGGTCAGTTCGCTCGGCGTGGCGCTGGTGATCGTCAACCTGATTCAGATTCTGGTGGGCGCCGAGAGCTACTCGTTTCCCGAGGGCATCTACGGTGACCTGCCGCCGGCTTTGCTGTTTCACATGGGCGAGAAGGTCATCATCATCCGCACGGTGCAGGTGATCATCTTCGCCGTCAGCATGGTGCTGCTGCTGATTCTGGGCTACGTCATCGGGCGCACCCGCACCGGCAAGGCGCTGCGGGCGGTGGCGGAAAATCCCGGCACTGCTTCGCTGCTGGGCATCAGCGTGGACCGCTTCATCGTGATCACCTTCTTTCTGGCGGGGTTGCTGGGCGGGCTGGCCGGCACGCTGGTGGGCAGCAGCTTCGGCATCGCCGGACCGTATTTCGGGGTCACCTACGGCCTCAAGGGACTGGCGGTCATCGTGCTGGGCGGGCTGGGCAGCATTCCCGGCGCGGTGGTGGGCGGCCTGGTGATCGGGCTGGCCGAGGCGTTCGTGCCGGCCGAGTACAGCGCCTACAAGGAAGCGGTGGCTTTCGCGCTGCTGTTCGTCATCTTGCTGGTGCGTCCCCAGGGCTTACTCGGCCGGGCGCAGATACAGAAGGTTTAG
- a CDS encoding branched-chain amino acid ABC transporter permease — MDFLQQYGFLIATMIQQGLLGLSLYAPLMAGQLSLASPGFYALGGYLAAVMLTNPAFEGWRSALGYGIYPLTWILAALACGLLGVVVGVPALRLRGIYLALATIALVEILRVLALNLSITGGAVGLFGIPQAFGFVDRWQYLWLFLPLLILTLLFFRQLSKSRTGRAFRAIREDELAADAMGVPPTRYKVLAFVIGAVLAGIVGSMSAPFLNTWNAKQGTFDASIAYLAYVLIGGSRSMWGPLVGGALLSALPELLRSLADWRLVINGLVLVVASLYLPQGIVGSLSPKPKPPKRPTPPPVSEGPSGPPYTSETL; from the coding sequence ATGGACTTCCTGCAACAGTACGGCTTTCTGATCGCCACCATGATCCAGCAGGGGTTGCTGGGCCTGAGCCTCTACGCCCCGCTGATGGCTGGGCAGCTCTCGCTGGCGAGCCCCGGATTCTACGCTCTGGGCGGCTACCTCGCCGCCGTGATGCTCACCAACCCGGCCTTCGAGGGCTGGCGCTCGGCGCTGGGGTACGGTATCTACCCGCTCACCTGGATTCTGGCGGCGCTCGCCTGTGGGCTGCTGGGGGTCGTCGTCGGCGTGCCGGCGCTGCGGCTGCGCGGCATTTATCTGGCACTGGCGACCATCGCCCTGGTCGAGATCCTGCGGGTGCTGGCCCTGAACCTCAGCATCACCGGAGGCGCGGTGGGCCTCTTCGGCATTCCGCAGGCCTTCGGCTTCGTGGACCGCTGGCAGTACCTGTGGCTGTTTTTGCCACTGCTGATCCTGACGCTGCTGTTTTTCCGCCAGCTGTCCAAGTCGCGCACCGGGCGGGCCTTTCGGGCCATCCGCGAGGACGAACTCGCCGCCGACGCCATGGGCGTGCCGCCGACGCGCTACAAGGTGCTGGCCTTCGTGATCGGCGCAGTGCTGGCCGGCATCGTCGGCTCGATGAGCGCGCCGTTTCTCAACACCTGGAACGCCAAGCAGGGCACCTTCGACGCCTCGATCGCCTACCTCGCCTACGTGCTGATCGGCGGCAGCCGCAGCATGTGGGGCCCCTTGGTGGGCGGAGCGCTGCTCTCGGCGCTGCCGGAGCTGCTGCGCTCGCTGGCCGACTGGCGGCTGGTCATCAACGGGCTGGTGCTGGTAGTGGCGAGCCTCTATCTGCCGCAGGGCATCGTGGGCAGCCTCAGTCCCAAGCCCAAACCGCCGAAGCGCCCCACCCCGCCGCCGGTGAGCGAGGGGCCTTCGGGGCCGCCCTACACCTCGGAGACGCTGTGA
- a CDS encoding ABC transporter substrate-binding protein: protein MKRTLSLLTLATLTLASAQKVVTPVQIGVAVAQTSNTALLGQEEVIGAKFAEKLINARGGINGTPIKLVFQDTGGDEAGAINAFQNLISKDNVVGIVGPTLSQQAFAADPIADRAKVPVLGPSNTAKGIPQIGDFIARVSAPVAVVAPNAIKQALKLDPKIKKVAVLYAQNDAFSVSETGTFQQTAKDLGLNVATVQKFQTTDNDFTTQVTAVLGDNVDLVIISGLANDGGNLVKQLRQLGYKGLIIGGNGLNTTNMFPVCQKYCDGVIIAQAYSPAQASAANQVFVREYTAQYKKAPPQFAAQAYTGVQVFVDALRVIDRKKKLSEWNLPDLRVELNKQVLLGKYNTPLGAISFDKEGEVNQKDFYVAQIKMQDAKNGTFVYLK, encoded by the coding sequence ATGAAACGTACCTTGAGCCTGCTGACCTTAGCCACCCTGACCCTCGCCTCGGCCCAGAAAGTCGTCACCCCGGTGCAGATCGGTGTGGCGGTGGCCCAGACCAGCAACACCGCCCTCCTCGGGCAGGAAGAAGTCATCGGCGCCAAGTTCGCCGAGAAACTCATCAACGCGCGCGGCGGCATCAACGGCACGCCGATCAAGCTGGTGTTTCAGGACACCGGCGGCGACGAGGCCGGCGCCATCAACGCCTTCCAGAACCTGATCAGCAAGGACAACGTGGTGGGCATCGTGGGGCCGACCCTTTCGCAGCAGGCCTTCGCCGCCGACCCGATCGCCGACCGCGCCAAGGTGCCGGTGCTGGGGCCGAGCAACACCGCCAAGGGCATTCCGCAGATCGGTGACTTTATCGCCCGTGTTTCGGCCCCGGTGGCGGTGGTGGCGCCCAACGCCATCAAGCAGGCCCTCAAGCTCGATCCCAAGATCAAGAAGGTGGCGGTGCTCTACGCCCAGAACGACGCCTTCTCGGTGAGCGAGACCGGCACCTTCCAGCAGACCGCCAAGGACCTGGGCCTGAACGTCGCCACCGTGCAGAAGTTCCAGACCACCGACAACGACTTCACCACCCAGGTGACGGCGGTGCTGGGCGACAACGTCGATCTGGTGATCATCTCAGGCCTGGCCAACGACGGCGGCAACCTTGTCAAGCAGCTGCGCCAGCTCGGCTACAAGGGCCTCATCATCGGCGGCAACGGCCTGAACACCACCAACATGTTCCCGGTGTGCCAGAAGTACTGTGACGGCGTAATCATCGCCCAGGCCTACAGCCCGGCCCAGGCGAGCGCCGCCAACCAGGTGTTCGTGCGCGAATACACCGCCCAGTACAAGAAGGCCCCGCCGCAGTTCGCCGCCCAGGCCTACACCGGCGTACAGGTGTTCGTGGACGCCCTGCGGGTCATCGACCGCAAGAAGAAGCTCTCGGAATGGAACCTGCCCGACCTGCGCGTGGAACTCAACAAGCAGGTTCTGCTTGGCAAGTACAACACCCCGCTCGGCGCGATTTCCTTCGACAAGGAAGGCGAAGTCAACCAGAAAGACTTCTACGTGGCCCAGATCAAGATGCAGGACGCCAAGAACGGCACCTTCGTGTACCTGAAGTAA